In Fluviispira sanaruensis, a genomic segment contains:
- a CDS encoding STAS domain-containing protein — MSSLVTYANRTFTFTGKLTIYKVSELKNKILEGYNGEATKAGDFFLDLTAVETVDAAVLQLLISFKNMLVKAQGNLKLKASAQTFDSLLDLFGMPADTFPKGK; from the coding sequence ATGTCATCATTAGTTACTTATGCAAATAGAACATTTACCTTTACAGGCAAACTCACTATTTACAAAGTCTCTGAATTGAAAAATAAAATACTCGAAGGTTACAATGGAGAAGCAACAAAAGCAGGGGATTTTTTTCTCGATTTAACAGCGGTTGAAACTGTTGATGCGGCTGTTCTACAATTATTAATTTCTTTTAAAAATATGCTGGTAAAAGCACAAGGGAATTTAAAATTAAAAGCAAGTGCACAAACATTTGATTCTTTGCTTGATTTATTTGGAATGCCTGCAGACACCTTTCCGAAAGGAAAGTAA